A single Nicotiana tabacum cultivar K326 chromosome 5, ASM71507v2, whole genome shotgun sequence DNA region contains:
- the LOC107806511 gene encoding photosystem I reaction center subunit psaK, chloroplastic, protein MAATMMTSLPQFNGLKPKTFSTSPVQGLVAVQPMRRKGQGALGARCDFIGSPTNLIMVTSTSLMLFAGRFGLAPSANRKATAGLKLEVRDSGLQTGDPAGFTLADTLACGVVGHIIGVGVVLGLKNIGAL, encoded by the exons ATGGCTGCCACAATGATGACTTCTCTGCCACAGTTTAATGGACTCAAACCCAaaactttctcaacttctccaGTTCAGGGCTTG GTGGCCGTTCAACCTATGAGGCGTAAAGGACAAGGCGCTTTGGGAGCTCGCTGTGATTTCATTGGCTCGCCCACAAATTTG ATAATGGTGACTTCAACAAGCCTAATGTTGTTTGCTGGTAGATTTGGGTTGGCACCATCAGCAAATAGGAAGGCAACAGCAGGACTAAAGCTAGAGGTAAGGGACTCAGGCCTACAGACTGGGGACCCTGCTGGATTTACACTTGCTGATACTTTGGCTTGTGGTGTTGTTGGTCACATTATTGGTGTTGGGGTTGTTCTTGGCCTCAAGAATATTGGTGCTCTCTAA